A region of Vitis riparia cultivar Riparia Gloire de Montpellier isolate 1030 chromosome 1, EGFV_Vit.rip_1.0, whole genome shotgun sequence DNA encodes the following proteins:
- the LOC117918892 gene encoding glutamine synthetase nodule isozyme-like: MSLLADLQNINLSDSTEKIIAEYIWIGGSGNDLRSKARTLSGPVTGPAQLPKWNYDGSSTGQAPGEDSEVILYPQAIFKDPFRGGDNILVMCDAYTPGGEPIPTNKRFNAAKIFSHPEVTAEEPWYGIEQEYTLLQKDVNWPLGWPVGGFPGPQGPYYCGIGADKAFGRDIVDAHYKACLYAGINISGINGEVMPGQWEFQVGPAVGISAGDELWVARYILERITEIAGVVVSFDPKPIKGDWNGAGAHTNYSTKSMRNTGGYDVIKKAIEKLGLRHKEHISAYGEGNERRLTGRHETADINTFCWGVANRGASIRVGRDTEKEGKGYFEDRRPASNMDPYVVTSMIAETTILWKP; this comes from the exons ATGTCTCTCCTCGCTGATCTCCAGAACATCAACCTCAGTGACTCCACGGAGAAGATTATCGCCGAATACATATG gatCGGCGGATCCGGAAATGATTTGAGGAGTAAAGCAAGG ACCCTCTCCGGTCCGGTCACTGGCCCAGCGCAACTGCCGAAGTGGAACTACGATGGATCCAGCACCGGCCAGGCTCCCGGCGAAGACAGTGAAGTCATTTTATA CCCTCAGGCGATCTTTAAGGATCCCTTCAGAGGAGGAGACAATATTCTG GTCATGTGCGATGCCTACACTCCAGGGGGCGAACCAATCCCGACAAACAAGAGATTCAATGCTGCCAAGATTTTTAGCCATCCTGAAGTTACCGCCGAGGAGCCTTG GTATGGCATTGAGCAAGAATATACTCTTCTTCAGAAGGACGTCAACTGGCCGCTTGGATGGCCAGTTGGCGGCTTCCCTGGCCCTCAG GGGCCATACTACTGTGGAATTGGGGCTGACAAGGCCTTTGGTCGTGACATAGTAGATGCTCACTACAAGGCATGCCTGTATGCTGGAATCAACATTTCTGGAATCAATGGAGAGGTCATGCCTGGGCAG TGGGAATTCCAAGTTGGGCCTGCAGTTGGGATCTCTGCTGGTGATGAATTATGGGTTGCCCGGTACATTCTGGAg AGGATTACAGAAATCGCTGGAGTTGTCGTTTCATTCGACCCAAAACCTATCAAG GGAGACTGGAATGGTGCTGGAGCTCACACCAACTATAG CACGAAATCCATGAGGAATACTGGTGGATATGATGTGATTAAAAAGGCAATTGAAAAGTTGGGTTTGCGCCACAAGGAGCATATTTCAGCTTATGGAGAGGGTAATGAGAGAAGATTGACTGGTCGCCATGAAACAGCTGACATCAACACTTTCTGTTGG GGTGTTGCCAACAGAGGTGCCTCTATCCGTGTTGGCCGTGACActgaaaaggaaggaaaag GTTACTTTGAAGACAGAAGACCTGCTTCCAACATGGATCCATACGTTGTCACTTCCATGATCGCCGAGACCACCATCCTCTGGAAGCCTTAG